The following coding sequences lie in one Tichowtungia aerotolerans genomic window:
- a CDS encoding nitroreductase family protein: protein MSNNTPLSNQPFLDLVKHRTSCRSYRPEPAPKEALEKMIEAARMAPSACNRQPWQFAVVTDKSVQMQLISKAFLPGIPMRWAEHAGAIIALGMKRTTLTHQIATKISGVDYPLLDMGIAGEHLVLQAEELGLGTCWIGWIKPKIARRIVGWPRSIEVVSLITVGRPDGERQTRPRRSIDEITKWI, encoded by the coding sequence ATGTCAAACAACACTCCACTCAGCAATCAGCCGTTTCTCGATCTGGTGAAACATCGGACCAGCTGCCGCTCATACCGACCGGAACCGGCTCCGAAGGAGGCGCTCGAAAAAATGATCGAAGCCGCCCGGATGGCGCCGTCGGCCTGCAACCGCCAGCCGTGGCAGTTTGCCGTTGTAACCGACAAATCCGTACAGATGCAGCTGATCAGCAAAGCATTTCTCCCCGGTATTCCGATGCGCTGGGCCGAACACGCGGGCGCCATCATTGCGCTGGGAATGAAACGCACGACGCTGACTCATCAGATCGCCACAAAGATTTCAGGCGTTGACTATCCGCTGCTCGACATGGGCATTGCCGGCGAACATCTGGTTCTTCAGGCAGAAGAACTCGGGCTCGGCACCTGCTGGATCGGCTGGATCAAACCGAAGATCGCGCGCCGCATTGTCGGCTGGCCGCGCTCCATCGAAGTCGTCAGCCTCATCACAGTCGGCCGGCCTGACGGCGAACGCCAAACCCGCCCCCGCCGTTCCATCGACGAAATCACCAAGTGGATTTAA
- a CDS encoding chemotaxis protein CheW, with the protein MSDKTELLVFEVDETRCALPLGNVVRTELAVAITPLPNAPDIISGMINVHGRIMPVIDTRRRLGLPGQQLRLEDHFILARTEKRELALWVSQVSGIETSSMIPQENVSAVIENLPHISGVTTINEDLVYIHNLEQFLSEEEDRQLDQAIGAVSL; encoded by the coding sequence ATGAGCGATAAGACAGAACTGCTGGTTTTCGAAGTTGACGAAACACGCTGCGCTCTTCCGCTCGGAAATGTGGTTCGAACCGAGTTGGCCGTTGCAATAACCCCTCTTCCCAATGCTCCGGACATTATTTCCGGAATGATTAATGTTCACGGACGAATCATGCCGGTCATAGACACCCGGCGGCGTCTCGGCCTCCCCGGACAGCAGCTCCGCCTTGAAGATCATTTCATCCTCGCAAGAACGGAAAAAAGAGAACTGGCCCTGTGGGTCAGCCAGGTTTCCGGAATTGAAACCAGCAGCATGATTCCCCAGGAAAACGTCAGCGCAGTCATTGAGAACCTGCCCCATATCTCCGGCGTTACGACCATTAATGAGGATCTGGTCTACATCCACAATCTCGAACAATTTCTGTCGGAAGAAGAAGACAGGCAGTTAGATCAGGCCATAGGAGCAGTTTCACTGTGA
- a CDS encoding Lcl domain-containing protein — protein MKTKACVGMLMIAAGAMAVDYPIVDTGQIRCYDDRTEIEFPKVGNSWSGQDAQYAGNQPSYKDHSDGTVSDLGAGLMWTQDPGEKKTWTEAVAGAEKCKTGGYDDWRLPTIKELYSLVNFSGIDPDPRSATGTVPFIDTDFFKFQYGKEEDGDRIIDSQWATSTIYEGKVMRGARAMFGVNFADGRIKGYPVDDMPGCGAKTFYVIYVRGNEKYGQNDFVDNGDGTVTDRATGLTWMQADSGKGMDWEEALEYAEKMKFAGHDDWRLPNAKELQSIVDYSRCPDTTDSAAIDPVFQCSEITNEAGQKDFGHYWSSTTHVGRDGSRAAYIAFGRALGYMKGRQTGQSSWMDVHGAGAQRSDQKTGDESQLPQDHGPQGDVQRINNMVRLVRGGTAEPVASGPKVEKQSGLRQGPRGGSGGFMEREDRNSDGKVTHGEFRGPPGLSDAERAEHFDRLDRNGDGVITEDEAPTGLPFGGSGGRR, from the coding sequence GTGAAGACGAAAGCATGTGTTGGAATGCTGATGATTGCCGCCGGAGCAATGGCGGTCGATTATCCGATTGTCGATACCGGGCAGATCCGTTGCTACGACGACCGCACAGAGATCGAGTTTCCAAAGGTTGGAAACAGCTGGAGTGGCCAGGATGCGCAGTATGCGGGGAACCAGCCTTCCTATAAAGACCACAGCGACGGCACGGTTTCTGATCTGGGAGCCGGCCTGATGTGGACGCAGGATCCCGGAGAAAAGAAAACCTGGACCGAAGCGGTGGCCGGTGCTGAAAAATGTAAGACCGGAGGTTACGACGACTGGCGGCTTCCGACCATAAAAGAGCTGTACTCCCTGGTCAATTTTTCCGGAATCGATCCGGACCCGCGCAGCGCAACGGGAACGGTTCCGTTCATCGATACCGACTTTTTCAAGTTCCAGTACGGCAAAGAAGAGGACGGCGATCGCATTATCGATTCGCAGTGGGCGACCTCCACGATTTATGAAGGCAAGGTGATGCGCGGCGCGCGGGCGATGTTCGGTGTGAATTTTGCCGACGGCCGTATCAAGGGGTATCCGGTCGACGACATGCCCGGGTGCGGCGCGAAAACGTTCTATGTCATTTACGTGCGCGGCAACGAAAAATATGGACAGAACGACTTTGTCGACAACGGTGACGGTACGGTGACCGACCGTGCCACCGGCCTGACTTGGATGCAGGCCGACAGCGGGAAAGGCATGGACTGGGAAGAGGCGCTCGAATATGCCGAAAAAATGAAATTTGCCGGACATGACGACTGGCGGCTGCCGAATGCCAAGGAGTTGCAGAGCATTGTCGACTACAGTCGCTGCCCGGATACCACGGACTCGGCTGCTATTGATCCGGTTTTCCAATGTTCGGAAATTACCAATGAAGCCGGTCAGAAAGATTTCGGTCACTACTGGAGCAGCACGACCCATGTTGGTCGCGATGGCAGCCGCGCGGCCTACATCGCATTTGGCCGTGCACTCGGCTATATGAAAGGCCGTCAAACCGGCCAGAGTTCATGGATGGATGTCCACGGCGCGGGCGCGCAGCGCAGTGATCAGAAAACAGGCGACGAGTCGCAGCTGCCGCAGGACCACGGTCCGCAGGGCGATGTACAGCGCATCAACAACATGGTGCGCCTTGTGCGCGGTGGAACGGCGGAGCCCGTTGCGTCCGGCCCGAAAGTTGAGAAACAGAGTGGTTTACGTCAAGGTCCGCGGGGTGGATCGGGAGGGTTTATGGAACGCGAAGACCGCAACAGTGACGGCAAAGTGACCCATGGTGAATTCCGCGGTCCGCCCGGCCTGAGTGATGCTGAAAGAGCCGAGCACTTTGATCGCCTGGATCGTAACGGTGATGGTGTCATTACCGAAGACGAAGCCCCGACCGGCCTACCGTTCGGCGGTTCGGGAGGACGTCGATGA
- a CDS encoding alpha/beta hydrolase, producing the protein MMKKRFILCSWLVVFVLVSSGERVSLWPEGKIPDFQAKQIAATTKEVKEPGFVAAEHTMPYLEWFEPPAEKNGGCMVLISGGAYQGCCDWARVDQAAEKFTELGFVCVSLVYRTPRPEGLPIYQSGWEDGQRAIRLVRSEAQKRGFDPEKIGALGFSAGSHLTVLLAASSLTSAYEPVDELDQLPCHVNWAVPVFTAYALTDGLTGPNTREGDGIDVKLSDAFKFDKKTCPMVLLHGGVDIYSPNGATQIYRQLRRMKIPAEIHLFADKRHGFRGTLDEREDGTAADHWLTRVAEFFRQMNYDGLLGEEVDLMARYPSDDARGAYSKEPVWPEGKMPDVQTNQSLPYIEWHMPKELKTKAIQIIYSGGAYKGNNPDGFEVAPTRRYLNEKGMTVVTMKYRTPRPLGDLAKHTTAWQDLQRAIRIVRSQAAEKGLDPDRIGIMGSSAGGHLTLMGATSSKHRSYWPIDDLDKIPCNVQWAVAIYPAYALTDGVNSPNAKGGNEDDSRPVPEFSFDLDTCPMLFIHGDADGWAAMNSVKCWEQLRRMGIQSDLHTLVTRGHCFQRKAAPGTGSYTWMNRIWEFMNHKGFNK; encoded by the coding sequence ATGATGAAAAAAAGGTTCATTCTTTGTTCATGGTTGGTGGTTTTTGTTCTGGTGTCTTCCGGGGAGCGGGTTTCTCTGTGGCCTGAAGGAAAAATTCCCGATTTTCAGGCTAAGCAGATTGCGGCAACAACTAAAGAGGTGAAAGAGCCGGGGTTTGTGGCTGCGGAGCATACGATGCCTTATTTGGAATGGTTTGAGCCGCCGGCTGAAAAAAACGGCGGATGCATGGTGCTTATTTCCGGAGGTGCTTATCAGGGCTGCTGCGACTGGGCACGGGTTGACCAGGCCGCCGAAAAGTTCACCGAACTCGGGTTCGTCTGTGTGAGCCTCGTCTACCGCACGCCGCGTCCGGAAGGATTGCCGATTTATCAGAGCGGATGGGAGGACGGGCAGCGTGCGATCCGGCTTGTCCGCAGCGAGGCACAGAAGCGCGGCTTCGATCCGGAAAAAATCGGCGCACTCGGATTTTCCGCAGGCTCGCACCTGACGGTTCTGTTGGCAGCAAGCTCGCTGACTTCGGCCTACGAACCGGTCGACGAACTCGATCAGCTTCCGTGTCACGTCAACTGGGCTGTGCCGGTCTTTACGGCCTATGCGCTTACGGACGGTTTGACTGGTCCCAACACGCGTGAAGGAGACGGGATTGATGTCAAACTCTCTGATGCTTTCAAGTTTGATAAGAAGACGTGTCCGATGGTGCTCTTGCATGGTGGAGTGGATATATATTCACCGAACGGCGCCACGCAGATCTACCGTCAGCTCCGTCGAATGAAAATTCCGGCCGAAATCCATCTCTTCGCAGACAAGCGGCATGGTTTCAGAGGTACACTGGATGAGCGTGAGGACGGCACGGCTGCCGATCATTGGCTCACCCGTGTTGCCGAGTTTTTCCGCCAGATGAATTACGATGGGCTTCTCGGCGAAGAAGTTGATCTGATGGCCCGCTACCCGAGCGACGATGCGCGCGGTGCGTACAGCAAAGAGCCGGTCTGGCCGGAAGGAAAGATGCCGGATGTGCAGACAAACCAGAGCCTGCCTTATATCGAGTGGCATATGCCGAAGGAGCTTAAGACAAAGGCAATCCAGATCATCTACTCGGGCGGTGCCTACAAGGGCAACAATCCGGACGGATTTGAAGTCGCGCCGACACGGCGTTACCTGAACGAAAAGGGCATGACGGTCGTGACGATGAAATACCGCACGCCGCGTCCTTTGGGCGATTTGGCGAAGCACACCACCGCGTGGCAGGATCTGCAGCGCGCCATCCGAATCGTTCGCAGTCAGGCTGCGGAAAAGGGGCTCGATCCCGACCGTATCGGAATCATGGGTTCCTCGGCCGGCGGACATCTGACGCTCATGGGTGCGACCAGCTCGAAGCATCGCTCCTATTGGCCGATCGACGATCTGGACAAAATTCCCTGCAACGTGCAGTGGGCAGTTGCCATCTATCCGGCGTATGCGCTCACAGATGGAGTTAACTCTCCGAATGCGAAGGGCGGCAACGAAGACGATTCGCGGCCCGTTCCTGAGTTCTCATTCGATCTTGATACTTGCCCGATGCTGTTTATCCACGGCGATGCAGACGGTTGGGCGGCGATGAACTCCGTAAAATGCTGGGAACAGCTCCGCCGGATGGGAATTCAGTCCGATCTCCATACGCTGGTCACTCGCGGGCACTGCTTCCAGCGGAAGGCCGCACCGGGTACGGGCAGCTATACCTGGATGAATCGCATTTGGGAATTCATGAATCACAAGGGTTTTAACAAGTAA
- a CDS encoding sulfatase family protein: MIKKLLLTLSCGLLAQRGLTEEKPNVVFIITDDQSWDTIQCMGGKVLTPRLDRMRSEGIYLSDFNVTSTVCSPSRYSFLTGRYAGRCEGDYFTRLHPAGSQTRVENNCELEEDRWNLAKAMQANGYRTGFAGKSHMIHHDWLPRRNWKAAGLESYPQNADPRDPEVNAKMQRNHRKWCEAMKQHGFDFADGVYGANLMELWCDALNVHNIDWTISKALTFMEQSRDDPFFLYVGLTLNHGPDPGKIRYTLAADPRMTGEGFVAEGFDVLPSHQDVLDRNAAVGFTDQKAHSLWLDDGIGAIFDKLEELDLNENTIVFFVPDHGLYRHGKSTLHDNGMRIPMLVWWKNRIPANATYDEIVANIDVAPTIMDLCGVTPPADYELDGKSFKSALFGSREPIREYLFSELGYSRAIKTKNWKYIAIRYPAEVEWRINSGQKFPNYGGRPPVDRPYLVRNTHLGYYASKVNPHYFEVDQLYNLKADPQENENLFGQYPEVEQTLKDQLTKKLEQFPGRPFGEFFKDPCSWPAMDELGAPDGTGVILKIVTDSQVEPVTVQGRDAWKALNRPGQPEYLYYKIDNPLLKDGAQPKVIVRVVYLDRGNTRALIEYDSSDPNGNPNPNLKGAFKPYGDFYVEDSNVWKTNFFLLTDAQFSGRCHGADFRLDFSKSDADPVVSDVSVFAVE; encoded by the coding sequence ATGATTAAAAAATTGCTATTGACACTTTCCTGCGGCCTGCTGGCTCAGCGTGGACTGACCGAAGAAAAGCCCAATGTCGTCTTCATCATTACGGATGACCAGAGCTGGGATACGATTCAATGCATGGGAGGGAAAGTGCTGACTCCCCGCTTGGACCGCATGCGGTCCGAGGGGATTTATCTCAGCGATTTCAATGTGACGTCCACGGTCTGCTCGCCGAGCCGCTACAGTTTTTTAACGGGTCGGTATGCCGGGCGGTGCGAAGGAGACTATTTTACCCGCCTGCATCCGGCGGGGAGTCAGACGCGTGTGGAGAATAACTGTGAGCTGGAGGAAGACCGCTGGAATTTGGCGAAGGCCATGCAGGCGAACGGATATCGAACCGGCTTTGCCGGGAAATCCCATATGATTCATCATGACTGGCTTCCCAGGAGGAACTGGAAAGCAGCCGGGCTGGAATCCTATCCGCAGAATGCCGATCCGCGGGATCCGGAAGTGAATGCGAAAATGCAGCGCAACCACCGGAAATGGTGTGAAGCGATGAAACAGCATGGGTTTGATTTTGCGGACGGAGTGTATGGCGCCAACCTGATGGAACTCTGGTGCGATGCGCTGAATGTGCACAACATCGACTGGACGATCAGCAAGGCGCTGACGTTTATGGAGCAGAGCAGAGACGATCCCTTTTTCCTGTATGTCGGATTGACGCTGAATCACGGTCCGGATCCGGGGAAAATCAGGTATACGCTTGCAGCAGACCCCCGGATGACCGGTGAAGGCTTTGTCGCGGAGGGCTTTGATGTGCTTCCGTCGCATCAGGATGTTCTGGACCGGAATGCCGCCGTCGGTTTTACGGATCAGAAAGCCCACTCGTTGTGGCTCGACGATGGCATCGGGGCGATCTTCGACAAACTCGAGGAACTGGATCTGAACGAAAATACAATTGTCTTCTTTGTGCCGGACCATGGGCTGTACCGGCACGGAAAATCAACGCTGCACGACAACGGTATGCGCATCCCGATGCTGGTCTGGTGGAAAAACCGGATTCCGGCAAATGCAACGTATGACGAAATTGTCGCCAATATTGATGTGGCTCCGACCATTATGGATCTGTGCGGTGTGACTCCGCCGGCCGACTATGAGCTCGACGGGAAAAGCTTCAAATCTGCGCTGTTTGGCAGCCGGGAACCGATTCGGGAATACCTGTTTTCCGAACTGGGCTATTCGCGGGCAATCAAAACCAAGAACTGGAAGTACATTGCAATCCGCTATCCGGCGGAGGTCGAATGGCGCATCAACAGCGGACAGAAATTTCCCAATTACGGGGGGCGTCCGCCGGTGGACCGACCCTATTTGGTGCGCAATACGCATCTGGGCTATTATGCATCCAAGGTCAATCCGCACTACTTTGAAGTGGACCAGCTCTACAACCTGAAGGCCGATCCGCAGGAAAACGAAAACCTGTTTGGTCAGTATCCCGAAGTCGAGCAGACACTGAAGGACCAACTGACGAAAAAACTGGAACAGTTTCCGGGACGTCCATTCGGCGAGTTTTTCAAGGACCCCTGTTCCTGGCCGGCCATGGATGAACTCGGAGCACCGGACGGAACGGGCGTGATCCTGAAAATCGTGACGGACTCCCAGGTCGAACCGGTGACGGTTCAGGGGCGGGACGCCTGGAAGGCGCTCAATCGTCCGGGGCAGCCGGAATACCTCTATTACAAGATCGATAATCCTCTTCTGAAAGACGGGGCGCAGCCCAAAGTGATTGTACGGGTGGTTTATCTGGATCGCGGAAACACGCGCGCGCTCATCGAGTATGATTCGAGCGATCCGAACGGCAATCCCAATCCGAACCTGAAGGGCGCGTTTAAACCGTATGGGGATTTTTATGTGGAGGATTCCAATGTTTGGAAAACCAACTTTTTCCTTTTGACCGATGCACAGTTCAGCGGTCGCTGCCATGGTGCGGATTTCCGGCTGGACTTTTCGAAATCCGATGCTGATCCGGTTGTGTCGGACGTTTCTGTTTTTGCTGTTGAATAA
- a CDS encoding serine hydrolase domain-containing protein, translating into MKKLLILIAGAAIFSGCSTVGNGPENSGTTFAKDALAPYVENGQLAGAANVFYKDGLQENACIGYADVAARRPITMDDVYMQCSQTKGFCGVTIAMLVEEGRISLDDPVSKYLPEFKELWVHESTTNGVKTLVKAQNELTVRMAMNHTGGFPFEICAKQGNLKGGGWSGGAPLRQTAAIAAACPLLFEPGTKVQYSNTGIDIGAAIVEVVTGQRWEDFLKERVLDPLGMKSTWFWPTDKQLETQMEMYDCVENAPAKYRLQNDMQQRPYNDDHVFPSAGAGLWTTANDQLRFYKMLMNLGMAENGVRILKEETVKELLAKSTRPKGLGGYSLGLSAPEEDTDDAWFGHGGAWGTNCMVNWHRKELKLWAVQLCGKPRPWDKARSEAEDKFFRYAIDNSGADAYTGRVK; encoded by the coding sequence ATGAAGAAACTACTGATACTCATCGCCGGCGCGGCGATTTTCTCGGGATGCAGCACGGTCGGCAACGGGCCGGAAAATTCGGGAACGACGTTCGCGAAGGATGCACTCGCCCCCTACGTCGAAAACGGACAGCTTGCGGGAGCGGCCAACGTCTTTTACAAGGACGGCCTGCAGGAAAACGCCTGCATCGGATATGCGGATGTCGCAGCGAGGCGTCCTATCACGATGGACGACGTCTACATGCAGTGTTCACAGACGAAGGGATTCTGCGGCGTGACAATCGCCATGCTCGTTGAGGAAGGCAGAATCTCGCTCGACGACCCTGTTTCGAAGTATCTGCCGGAATTCAAGGAACTCTGGGTTCATGAATCCACCACGAACGGCGTGAAGACACTCGTTAAGGCTCAGAACGAACTCACCGTCCGCATGGCCATGAACCACACCGGCGGATTTCCGTTCGAGATTTGCGCGAAGCAGGGCAATCTCAAGGGCGGCGGTTGGTCCGGCGGCGCTCCTCTCCGTCAGACTGCGGCGATCGCGGCGGCGTGCCCGTTGCTCTTCGAGCCCGGAACGAAGGTTCAGTATTCCAACACCGGCATCGACATTGGCGCGGCCATCGTCGAGGTGGTGACCGGTCAGCGCTGGGAGGACTTCCTCAAAGAGCGCGTCCTCGATCCGCTCGGCATGAAGTCTACCTGGTTCTGGCCGACTGATAAGCAGCTTGAGACCCAGATGGAGATGTACGATTGCGTCGAGAATGCTCCCGCCAAATACCGCTTGCAGAACGATATGCAGCAGCGCCCATACAACGACGATCACGTCTTTCCGTCAGCGGGCGCCGGGCTCTGGACGACTGCGAATGATCAGCTCAGGTTCTACAAGATGCTCATGAATCTCGGCATGGCTGAGAATGGTGTGCGGATTCTCAAGGAAGAGACCGTTAAGGAACTTCTCGCGAAGTCCACACGTCCGAAAGGCTTGGGCGGTTATTCGCTCGGGCTTTCCGCGCCGGAAGAAGACACAGATGACGCCTGGTTCGGACATGGCGGCGCGTGGGGCACGAACTGCATGGTCAACTGGCACCGCAAGGAGTTGAAGCTTTGGGCGGTGCAGCTCTGCGGCAAGCCGCGTCCCTGGGACAAGGCGCGCTCCGAGGCGGAAGACAAGTTCTTCAGGTACGCGATCGACAACTCCGGCGCCGACGCCTACACCGGCCGCGTCAAGTAA